The Lycium barbarum isolate Lr01 chromosome 9, ASM1917538v2, whole genome shotgun sequence genome has a segment encoding these proteins:
- the LOC132608746 gene encoding protein LITTLE ZIPPER 1-like, with the protein MCVNSTEWSASRIHYFSGQKQKPKRSRVQVHRLAWRKKNEEKAEAEKNMELRNLKLYMENMSILEENEKLRKKANLLHQENLALMSEFQKKFSQLDRFPSPLI; encoded by the exons ATGTGTGTCAACTCAACAGAATGGAGTGCATCACGTATCCATTACTTTTCTGGGCAGAAACAAAAACCAAAACGCTCGAGAGTTCAAGTTCATAGACTTGCATG GAGGAAAAAGAATGAGGAAAAGGCAGAAGCTGAGAAAAATATGGAACTAAGAAACTTGAAGCTGTACATGGAGAACATGAGTATATTAGAAGAAAATGAGAAATTAAGGAAGAAAGCAAATCTCCTTCACCAAGAAAACCTTGCTTTAATGTCTGAATTTCAGAAGAAATTTTCTCAATTGGATCGGTTTCCGTCACCCTTAATTTAA